One Tiliqua scincoides isolate rTilSci1 chromosome 9, rTilSci1.hap2, whole genome shotgun sequence DNA segment encodes these proteins:
- the GAN gene encoding gigaxonin, with protein sequence MSAVSDPQHPARLLRALSSFRQEGRFCDAHLVLEGHEIPVQTNILAAASPYIRTKLNYNPPKEDGSTYKIELEGISVDIMKEILDYIFSGQIRLSEETIQDVVQAADLLLLTDLKALCCEFLEGCVAAENCIGIRDFALHYCLRHVHYLASEYLETHFRDVSGTEEFLELGPQKLKEVLSLEKLNVGNEKHVFEAVIRWISHDPELRKVHMKDVMSAVWVSGLDATYLREQMMSEPLVREIVKECSNIPLTPPQQGEAMLASFKPRGYSECIVTVGGEERISRKPSAVMRCMCPLYDPNRQLWIELAPLSTPRINHSVLSAEGFLFVLGGQDENKVTLSSGEKYDPDTNSWSSLPPMNEARHNFGLVEIDGVLYVLGGEDGERELISMESFDIYNRTWTKQPDLTMIRKIGCYAAMKKKIYAMGGGSYGKLFESVECYDPRTQQWTAICPLKERRFGAVACGVASELYIFGGVRSREDNQSSEMVTCKSEFYHDEFKRWIYLNDQNLCIPTSSSFVYGAVPIGASIYVIGDLDTGTNYDYVREFKRSTGTWHHTKPLFPSDLRRTGCAALRIANCKLFRLQLQQGLFRIRVPSP encoded by the exons GACAAAACTGAACTATAATCCTCCAAAGGAAGATGGCTCAACATATAAAATTGAACTTGAAGGGATATCCGTTGACATTATGAAAGAAATATTGGACTACATCTTCAGTGGCCAG ATCAGACTGAGTGAAGAGACCATCCAAGATGTGGTGCAAGCTGCGGATCTGTTGCTACTTACAGACCTGAAAGCTCTGTGTTGCGAATTCCTGGAAGGTTGTGTTGCTGCCGAGAACTGTATTGGCATCAGGGACTTCGCTCTGCACTATTGCTTACGTCACGTTCATTACCTTGCCTCGGAATATCTGGAAACGCACTTCCGTGATGTCAGTGGCACAGAGGAGTTCCTTGAGCTGGGTCCGCAGAAATTGAAAGAAGTGCTGTCCTTGGAGAAACTGAACGTTGGGAATGAGAAACACGTATTTGAAGCGGTCATTCGATGGATCTCCCATGACCCTGAATTAAGAAAG GTTCACATGAAGGATGTCATGTCAGCTGTGTGGGTCTCTGGACTAGACGCCACTTACTTGCGTGAGCAAATGATGAGCGAGCCATTGGTACGGGAGATCGTCAAAGAATGCAGCAACATCCCACTTACTCCACCACAGCAGGGAGAGGCGATGCTGGCTTCTTTTAAACCCAGAGGATACTCAGAATGCATTGTGACTGTTGGCGGTGAAGAAAGAAT atctcggaagCCGTCTGCAGTAATGCGATGTATGTGTCCTCTCTACGATCCTAACAGACAACTATGGATAGAACTGGCCCCTTTGAGTACACCCCGGATTAATCATAGTGTACTTTCCGCAG AAGGGTTCCTGTTCGTTCTTGGGGGTCAAGATGAAAATAAAGTCACTTTAAGCTCTGGAGAGAAGTATGATCCAGATACCAATTCATGGAGCTCTTTACCACCTATGAATGAG GCACGACACAATTTTGGTTTAGTAGAGATCGATGGAGTGTTATACGTTCTGGGAGGTGAGGATGGAGAACGGGAGCTCATCTCCATGGAGTCTTTTGACATCTACAACAGGACTTGGACAAAGCAACCAGACCTGACCATGATTAGGAAG ATTGGTTGCTATGCAGCTATGAAAAAGAAAATCTATGCAATGGGTGGCGGTTCATATGGCAAGCTTTTTGAATCTGTTGAATGTTATGACCCGCGGACCCAGCAGTGGACAGCCATCTGTCCACTTAAAGAGAGGCG GTTTGGGGCCGTGGCCTGTGGCGTTGCTTCAGAGCTCTACATCTTTGGCGGAGTGAGGAGTCGTGAGGATAATCAATCTAGCGAGATGGTGACGTGTAAATCAGAATTCTATCATGATGAGTTCAAAAG GTGGATCTACTTGAATGACCAGAATTTATGCATCCCAACCAGTTCTTCATTTGTGTATGGAGCTGTTCCCATTGGTGCTAGCATATATGTGATTGGAGACCTCGATACAg GTACCAATTACGATTATGTCCGAGAGTTTAAAAGAAGCACTGGAACTTGGCACCACACAAAGCCGCTGTTTCCATCAGACCTTCGTCGTACCGGATGCGCTGCTTTGCGCATCGCCAACTGCAAACTGTTCCGTCTCCAGCTCCAGCAAGGGTTGTTTCGCATCCGTGTTCCTTCTCCCTGA